One genomic window of Streptomyces sp. NBC_01276 includes the following:
- a CDS encoding GPW/gp25 family protein, which yields MDVDFPFGTAATGRTRLTGTEDHVRDMIEQVLFTRPGERVVRPDFGCGLLDLVFEPNGPDLAAALQVTVQTALQRWLGDVIAVRSLSVTAEDAALRIEIGYVLLATGAVRTEAFDSGVIR from the coding sequence GTGGACGTCGACTTCCCCTTCGGGACCGCCGCCACCGGCCGCACCCGGCTCACGGGCACCGAGGACCACGTGCGCGACATGATCGAGCAGGTGCTCTTCACCCGTCCCGGGGAGCGGGTGGTCCGGCCCGACTTCGGCTGCGGCCTGCTCGACCTCGTCTTCGAGCCGAACGGCCCCGACCTGGCGGCGGCCCTCCAGGTGACCGTGCAGACGGCTCTGCAGCGCTGGCTCGGCGACGTCATCGCCGTCCGGTCCCTCTCCGTGACCGCCGAGGACGCGGCCCTGCGGATCGAGATCGGCTACGTACTCCTGGCGACCGGCGCCGTCCGGACCGAGGCCTTCGACAGCGGGGTGATCAGGTGA
- a CDS encoding putative baseplate assembly protein — protein MSGEHALGVRERDARAAGLAGIESVTVDGGRTRLAVTLFGPVPAELVPANFRIDGGVVARDLRVVSVETDPGRGDDAEGEPPGRVLLRVDRPGDVSAYRLCVVRTDASGRPGTDPPEGFDPFFASAGFTFGQDCPATVDCGPDPCPPGAFPEPVIDYLAKDYAGLRRALLERLALTLPEWGERHAADMTVALVELLAYAGDQLSYEQDAVAAEAYLDTARLRTSVRRHVRLVDYPMHDGCAARAFVCLSSDARATLPAGTFRFRAGGQVFEPVRAEPVTVRPAHGRIGLWSWGEHEYSLPAGTTSAALRDGEGEHRLSLRAGDVVVFEEVLGAATGLPADADRGHRQAVRLVAVRRGVDRLYGQRLLEVEWDAADALSFPLRVRAVGGPECVPLDVAVARGNTVLVEHGASRTWCGAEPERVTRPARPPGAEGCPCPPESGCAGTDGPVALPAYPPAEDRFEPRVPGDGAAAPVTWSVPFPLPADVARAQARRLDGIPGRARDRLLDLLHSAEGGHRPDGAALAWLTTVFGAAALRRLPLAAEPVAALRTLVARFDELLERKLARLRELARRARAGYVLRAADEGWEIGQGWGAAEGGALDPELAVFHGPAARALAPDPRAALPVVEVRADHGDGHGDSDGHDHDCGASAAGPPWLPRRDLLDCGPADRCFVGELDDDGVLGLRFGDGRHGAVPAPGSVLALRYRLGNGTAGNVGAEAIDTVELCGVTGVTVRVRNPLPATGGADPEPLAEVRRRAPGEALRRLLRAVTEADYAALAGEVPGVQGAGARLRWTGSWYEAQVAVDALGTDVAPEGLLDGVRERLHRVRRIGHEVRVGPARQVPLRLALCVEAEPSAVAGHVRAALARVLGHGRTADGAPAFFHPDALTFGTPVRVSRIVAVAAAVPGVLSVSVTALERLFEPSPDALREGVLPMGPDEIARLDGDPARPGNGVLELRIGGGR, from the coding sequence GTGAGCGGGGAGCACGCCCTCGGCGTCCGGGAGCGCGACGCGCGGGCCGCCGGTCTGGCCGGGATCGAGTCCGTGACGGTGGACGGGGGCCGTACGCGGCTCGCCGTCACCCTCTTCGGTCCGGTGCCCGCGGAGCTGGTGCCGGCCAACTTCCGGATCGACGGCGGGGTCGTCGCCCGGGACCTGCGGGTGGTGTCCGTCGAGACGGACCCCGGTCGCGGCGACGACGCGGAGGGGGAGCCGCCCGGCCGGGTGCTGTTGCGGGTTGACCGGCCGGGCGACGTGTCCGCGTACCGCCTGTGCGTGGTGCGGACCGATGCCTCCGGGCGGCCGGGCACCGACCCCCCTGAGGGCTTCGACCCGTTCTTCGCGTCCGCCGGGTTCACCTTCGGCCAGGACTGTCCGGCGACGGTGGACTGCGGGCCCGACCCGTGCCCGCCCGGGGCGTTCCCGGAGCCGGTCATCGACTACCTCGCCAAGGACTACGCGGGACTGCGCCGGGCGCTGCTGGAGCGGCTCGCCCTGACGCTGCCCGAATGGGGCGAGCGGCACGCCGCCGACATGACGGTCGCCCTCGTCGAGCTCCTCGCTTACGCGGGCGACCAGTTGAGCTACGAGCAGGACGCGGTCGCCGCGGAGGCCTACCTGGACACCGCCCGGCTGCGCACCTCGGTCCGCCGTCACGTGCGGCTCGTCGACTACCCGATGCACGACGGCTGCGCCGCGCGGGCGTTCGTCTGCCTGTCCTCGGACGCGCGGGCCACCCTGCCGGCCGGGACCTTCCGGTTCCGGGCCGGCGGGCAGGTCTTCGAGCCCGTCCGCGCCGAGCCGGTCACCGTCCGGCCGGCGCACGGCCGGATCGGCCTGTGGAGCTGGGGGGAACACGAGTACTCCCTGCCGGCCGGCACGACCTCGGCCGCGCTGCGGGACGGCGAGGGCGAGCACCGGCTGTCGCTGCGCGCGGGGGACGTCGTGGTCTTCGAGGAGGTCCTCGGCGCGGCCACGGGACTGCCCGCCGACGCCGACCGCGGGCACCGGCAGGCGGTGCGGCTCGTCGCGGTGCGGCGCGGTGTCGACCGGCTCTACGGGCAGCGCCTGCTGGAGGTGGAGTGGGACGCGGCGGACGCCCTGTCCTTCCCGCTGCGGGTGCGTGCCGTCGGCGGTCCGGAGTGCGTCCCGCTGGACGTCGCCGTGGCCCGGGGCAACACCGTGCTCGTCGAGCACGGGGCGAGCCGCACCTGGTGCGGTGCGGAGCCGGAGCGGGTCACCCGGCCCGCACGGCCCCCGGGGGCCGAGGGCTGTCCGTGCCCGCCGGAGTCCGGGTGCGCCGGGACGGACGGCCCGGTGGCGCTGCCCGCCTACCCGCCGGCGGAAGACCGGTTCGAGCCGCGGGTACCGGGCGACGGCGCCGCGGCTCCGGTCACCTGGAGCGTGCCCTTCCCGCTGCCCGCGGACGTCGCGCGGGCCCAGGCCCGGCGGCTGGACGGGATCCCGGGCCGCGCCCGGGACCGGCTGCTGGACCTGCTGCACTCCGCCGAGGGGGGACACCGCCCCGACGGTGCGGCCCTCGCCTGGCTGACGACCGTGTTCGGCGCCGCCGCGCTGCGCCGGCTGCCCCTGGCCGCCGAACCGGTGGCGGCGCTGCGCACCCTCGTGGCCCGCTTCGACGAGCTGCTGGAGCGCAAACTCGCCCGGCTGCGGGAACTCGCCCGCCGGGCACGGGCCGGGTACGTGCTGCGGGCCGCCGACGAGGGCTGGGAGATCGGGCAGGGCTGGGGCGCGGCCGAGGGCGGGGCGCTCGACCCGGAGCTTGCGGTCTTCCACGGGCCGGCCGCGCGGGCGCTGGCACCCGATCCGCGCGCGGCCCTGCCCGTGGTGGAGGTCCGCGCGGACCACGGCGACGGCCACGGCGACAGCGACGGCCACGACCACGACTGCGGCGCGAGCGCCGCGGGGCCACCGTGGCTGCCCCGGCGCGACCTGCTCGACTGCGGGCCCGCCGACCGCTGCTTCGTGGGCGAACTCGACGACGACGGCGTCCTCGGGCTGCGCTTCGGCGACGGCCGCCACGGCGCGGTCCCCGCCCCGGGCTCCGTGCTCGCGCTGCGCTACCGGCTCGGCAACGGGACGGCCGGCAACGTGGGGGCGGAGGCCATCGACACCGTCGAGCTGTGCGGGGTCACCGGGGTGACGGTCCGGGTGCGCAACCCGCTGCCCGCCACGGGCGGCGCCGACCCCGAACCGCTCGCCGAGGTACGCCGACGGGCTCCCGGTGAGGCGCTGCGCCGGCTGCTGCGGGCCGTCACCGAGGCCGACTACGCGGCACTGGCGGGCGAGGTGCCCGGCGTGCAGGGGGCCGGTGCCCGGCTGCGCTGGACCGGCTCCTGGTACGAGGCCCAGGTGGCGGTGGACGCGCTGGGGACGGACGTCGCCCCGGAGGGGCTGCTCGACGGGGTGCGGGAGCGGCTGCACCGGGTGCGCAGGATCGGGCACGAGGTGCGGGTGGGGCCGGCCCGGCAGGTGCCGCTGCGGCTGGCGCTGTGCGTGGAGGCCGAGCCGTCGGCGGTGGCGGGACACGTGCGCGCGGCCCTGGCCCGGGTGCTGGGCCACGGACGCACGGCCGACGGCGCGCCCGCCTTCTTCCACCCCGACGCGCTCACGTTCGGAACCCCCGTGCGGGTGAGCCGGATCGTCGCGGTGGCGGCGGCCGTGCCCGGCGTCCTGTCGGTCTCGGTCACCGCCCTGGAGCGGCTCTTCGAGCCCTCGCCGGACGCGCTGCGCGAGGGTGTCCTGCCCATGGGACCGGACGAGATCGCGCGCCTCGACGGCGATCCGGCCCGGCCCGGGAACGGCGTACTGGAACTGCGGATCGGGGGCGGTCGATGA
- a CDS encoding putative baseplate assembly protein, whose protein sequence is MLQRLASRPELDRLTARTTDDPAVALLDCWAVVADVLTFYGERHAQEGYLPTAVEAESLVRLGRLVGHRPRPALGAGGYLAYTLDPGARTVVPAGSQAKSVPAPGGLPQTFETAEELTADAAWNTLPVRTTAPPRLRAGTARGLERLTFTGSALGLRPGDRLLLLFGSAHDPVVRVVAGATADHPAALTAVDLVPDSPADPAEAAREALLAVAGSGPRVPAATVLRASVAAALERLAPDGGAASHAYGRVADAARLLAEGVAFTGARGNAALAGWLAGEVAEAVRALRAALSAVAAEHRRSLPEVEYLRALAHALACPCTPGERRTDTDGNGNGNGNGNGDGEDDGDDRDGDGARYGDGCGSPDCDRATALVATAAVLPALRRTPPRPPTAGRDLDTDPCEAWDPRSDSVPGLLAAADPRLAGAVHRAWATQRIAPPRENAGVQVPRVKARPVDPRLDPQGAEAPAGSEYLYLEGHFDGVLPGSLVLAEQARPAPESHVVRVLDVTQLRLPFPVAAAAPPVFVPVTRLTVDGPWHGAPDAGGGVPYGDITVWAAGEDLVLADDPVTEDVAGVRIELAGVCPGLLPGRRLVVSGERTDVPGTTGVPGSEPVMLASVRQSVDPAAGGDTVRTELLLAAPLTYTYRRSTVTVYGNVVPATQGETRSEVLGSGDASRGGQSFALRGVTAAAPLTYLPAATPDGAEPALTVRVDGVRRPLTEDLSLLGPTDPAYALDRDPGAGTATVAFGDGVHGARLRSGVENVTAVYRVGAGPDGNLPPGRITQAVSRPLGVGAVTNPLASTGGADADGPRDLRAVIPLRTRALDRLLSVRDYADFARARAGIGRAVAARLFDGRRDIVHVTVAAAGDVPVTASDPLTAGLSAALEDFGDPHVPVRVDVRELVLLVLSAGVKVLPDHSFETVEPAVRAAVLGVLGFAARDLAEPARLSRVLAAAQAVPGVGHLDVDVFAGIGSAADPLALVDLVSGLRGAAATVDALPARAEPRVHVVGDDPTGAADTLTSVAVRHGLRVEELVALNPGLRSPALEPGRRLVVSVSVRPAQLAVMTPDLPQTLILRRLP, encoded by the coding sequence ATGCTCCAACGCCTGGCGAGCCGGCCGGAGCTCGACCGGCTGACCGCCCGCACCACCGACGATCCGGCGGTCGCCCTGCTCGACTGCTGGGCCGTCGTCGCCGACGTGCTGACCTTCTACGGGGAGCGCCACGCGCAGGAGGGCTACCTGCCCACGGCCGTCGAGGCGGAGTCCCTGGTCCGGCTCGGGCGGCTGGTCGGCCACCGGCCGCGGCCCGCCCTCGGCGCCGGCGGATACCTCGCCTACACCCTCGACCCCGGCGCGCGGACCGTCGTACCGGCCGGGTCGCAGGCCAAGAGCGTGCCCGCGCCAGGGGGGTTGCCGCAGACCTTCGAGACGGCCGAGGAGCTCACGGCCGATGCCGCCTGGAACACCCTCCCGGTGCGGACGACGGCTCCGCCCCGGCTCCGGGCCGGTACGGCGCGCGGGCTGGAGCGGCTCACCTTCACCGGGTCCGCGCTGGGGCTGCGGCCCGGTGACCGGCTGCTGCTGCTGTTCGGTTCGGCCCACGATCCGGTCGTCCGGGTGGTGGCGGGCGCGACCGCCGACCACCCGGCCGCGCTCACCGCCGTCGACCTCGTCCCCGACTCCCCCGCCGACCCGGCGGAGGCGGCCCGGGAGGCACTGCTGGCCGTGGCCGGCAGCGGACCCCGGGTGCCGGCCGCGACGGTCCTGCGGGCATCGGTCGCGGCGGCGCTGGAGCGGCTGGCCCCGGACGGGGGCGCCGCGAGCCACGCGTACGGGAGGGTCGCGGACGCCGCCCGGCTGCTCGCGGAGGGCGTGGCCTTCACCGGGGCCCGGGGGAACGCGGCGTTGGCCGGGTGGCTCGCCGGGGAGGTGGCCGAGGCGGTACGGGCCCTGCGGGCCGCGCTGTCGGCCGTGGCCGCCGAACACCGGCGCAGCCTGCCGGAGGTCGAGTACCTGAGGGCGCTCGCGCACGCGCTGGCCTGCCCCTGCACGCCCGGTGAACGGCGCACGGACACGGACGGGAACGGGAACGGGAACGGGAACGGGAACGGGGACGGCGAGGACGACGGCGACGACCGGGACGGCGACGGAGCCCGGTACGGGGACGGCTGCGGTTCCCCGGACTGCGACCGGGCGACGGCGCTCGTCGCCACCGCCGCGGTGCTCCCGGCCCTGCGCCGCACCCCGCCCCGGCCCCCGACGGCGGGCCGGGACCTGGACACCGACCCGTGCGAGGCGTGGGACCCGCGCTCCGACTCGGTACCCGGGCTGCTCGCGGCGGCCGATCCCCGGCTGGCCGGCGCGGTCCACCGGGCCTGGGCCACGCAGCGGATCGCCCCGCCCCGGGAGAACGCGGGCGTGCAGGTGCCGCGCGTCAAGGCCCGGCCGGTGGATCCGCGCCTGGACCCGCAGGGCGCTGAGGCGCCCGCCGGGAGCGAGTACCTCTACCTGGAGGGCCACTTCGACGGGGTGCTGCCGGGCTCCCTGGTGCTCGCCGAGCAGGCCCGCCCGGCGCCCGAGAGCCACGTGGTCCGGGTCCTGGACGTCACCCAGCTGCGGCTGCCCTTCCCCGTCGCGGCGGCCGCGCCGCCGGTCTTCGTGCCCGTCACCCGGCTCACCGTGGACGGCCCGTGGCACGGGGCGCCGGACGCGGGGGGCGGCGTTCCGTACGGGGACATCACCGTCTGGGCGGCGGGCGAGGACCTCGTCCTGGCCGACGACCCGGTCACCGAGGACGTCGCGGGTGTCCGGATCGAGCTCGCCGGGGTCTGCCCCGGGCTGCTGCCCGGCCGCCGGCTGGTCGTCTCCGGCGAGCGGACCGACGTCCCGGGGACCACCGGTGTCCCCGGCAGCGAGCCGGTCATGCTGGCCTCCGTCCGTCAGAGCGTCGACCCCGCCGCCGGCGGGGACACCGTGCGCACCGAGCTCCTCCTGGCGGCGCCGCTCACCTACACCTACCGGCGGTCCACCGTGACCGTGTACGGCAACGTGGTGCCCGCCACGCAGGGCGAGACCCGGTCGGAGGTCCTCGGCAGCGGGGACGCCTCCCGGGGCGGGCAGTCGTTCGCGCTGCGCGGGGTGACGGCCGCCGCGCCGCTGACGTACCTGCCGGCCGCCACGCCCGACGGCGCCGAACCGGCCCTGACGGTACGGGTGGACGGCGTCCGCCGCCCCCTGACCGAGGACCTCTCGCTCCTCGGGCCGACCGACCCGGCCTACGCGCTCGACCGGGACCCGGGGGCCGGCACCGCCACGGTGGCGTTCGGTGACGGCGTCCACGGCGCCCGGCTGCGCAGCGGGGTGGAGAACGTCACCGCCGTCTACCGGGTCGGCGCGGGACCGGACGGCAACCTGCCCCCCGGCCGGATCACCCAGGCCGTGAGCCGTCCGCTCGGGGTGGGCGCCGTGACCAATCCGCTCGCCTCCACGGGCGGCGCGGACGCCGACGGGCCGCGCGACCTGCGCGCCGTGATCCCGCTGCGCACCCGGGCCCTGGACCGGCTGCTGTCGGTACGGGACTACGCCGACTTCGCGCGGGCCCGCGCCGGGATCGGCAGGGCGGTGGCCGCCCGGCTGTTCGACGGCCGGCGCGACATCGTCCACGTCACGGTCGCCGCCGCCGGCGACGTGCCCGTCACCGCCTCGGACCCGCTGACGGCCGGACTGTCGGCCGCGCTCGAAGACTTCGGGGATCCGCACGTCCCGGTGCGGGTCGACGTCCGGGAGCTGGTGCTGCTGGTCCTGTCGGCGGGTGTGAAGGTGCTGCCGGACCACTCCTTCGAGACCGTCGAACCGGCGGTGCGGGCCGCCGTCCTCGGCGTGCTCGGCTTCGCCGCGCGCGATCTGGCCGAACCGGCCCGGCTCAGCCGCGTCCTGGCCGCGGCGCAGGCCGTGCCGGGGGTCGGCCACCTCGACGTGGACGTGTTCGCCGGGATCGGCTCGGCGGCCGATCCGCTGGCCCTCGTCGACCTCGTCTCCGGTCTGCGGGGCGCGGCGGCGACGGTGGACGCGCTGCCGGCCCGGGCCGAACCCCGGGTGCACGTGGTCGGCGACGACCCGACCGGGGCCGCCGACACCCTGACGTCGGTCGCCGTGCGCCACGGCCTGCGGGTGGAGGAGCTGGTGGCCCTCAACCCGGGCCTGCGTTCGCCGGCCCTGGAGCCGGGGCGGCGCCTGGTCGTCTCCGTGTCCGTGCGCCCGGCCCAGCTGGCCGTGATGACCCCCGACCTGCCCCAGACCCTGATCCTGCGGAGGCTGCCGTGA
- a CDS encoding AAA family ATPase, whose amino-acid sequence MHATDGDNARFLTASLDWLGLVLRRHAQERALPGPSPLRPAGTPLETAPGPVAPRRRPGPPRWRRRAAAPPRTDEGRTDAGRPAPALPARPAGEVGARELVAAEARIAEAEAAVPAPPLVALARRLGLSRFERDVLLMCLAEELSPSTGALFAAAHGVGAMAYPTFGLALAVLPGPSWEALSAHGPLRYWGLVEIGHVAGSALVTSPVRADERIVDHVKGLDHLDERLRVLVTPLPSESPAALPASQRAAAGRCADAWELSPAPVVHLVGGQPGSKRLVAAGAAASRGLTAYRLPVALLPGRAEDTDRLARLWEREAALTPVALYLDADDDAHDGYGGYDPSAVGRFLSRTGAPAFFSSRDAAAGLGRAALIVDVAPPTPRERAAAWRDVLGPEARSVPVDLLARQFALDLPEIAEVAAANGADRAWRACLDRGRPRLDGLAQRLRPEAGWDDIVLPERAGAQLRRIADQVARQETVYDTWGFGERRTRGLGVTALFTGPSGTGKTMAAEVLAAELGLDLYRTDLSAVMSKYIGETEKNLRQLFDAAEAGGAVLFLDEAEALLGTRSEVKDAHDRYANVQVDYLLQRLESHRGLTIMATNMRAALDAALVRRLRFVVEFPFPDVAQRREIWRRAFPEHAPGRDGLDYERLARLDVSGAMARTIALNSAFLAAADGGRITMPLVLRAAREEFHKLQQPVRERDFAWPDPAAGHREGASS is encoded by the coding sequence ATGCACGCGACCGACGGCGACAACGCGCGCTTCCTGACCGCCTCCCTGGACTGGCTGGGCCTGGTGCTCCGCCGCCACGCGCAGGAGCGGGCGCTGCCCGGCCCGTCGCCCCTGCGGCCTGCGGGAACGCCCCTCGAAACGGCCCCCGGCCCGGTGGCCCCGCGGCGGCGCCCCGGGCCGCCCCGGTGGCGCCGGCGGGCCGCCGCGCCGCCGCGCACCGACGAGGGGCGTACGGACGCCGGCCGCCCGGCGCCCGCCCTCCCGGCCCGCCCCGCCGGGGAGGTGGGCGCCCGGGAGCTGGTGGCCGCCGAGGCGCGGATCGCGGAGGCGGAGGCCGCGGTACCGGCCCCGCCGCTGGTCGCGCTCGCCCGCCGCCTCGGCCTGAGCCGCTTCGAGCGCGACGTGCTGCTGATGTGCCTGGCCGAGGAGTTGTCCCCTTCGACGGGTGCGCTGTTCGCGGCGGCGCACGGGGTGGGGGCGATGGCCTACCCCACCTTCGGGCTGGCGCTCGCGGTCCTGCCCGGTCCTTCGTGGGAGGCGCTGTCCGCGCACGGCCCGCTGCGGTACTGGGGGCTCGTCGAGATCGGCCACGTGGCCGGCTCCGCGCTGGTGACCAGCCCGGTCCGCGCCGACGAGCGGATCGTCGACCACGTCAAGGGCCTGGACCACCTCGACGAACGGCTGCGCGTCCTGGTCACGCCGCTCCCGTCCGAGTCGCCCGCCGCGCTGCCCGCCTCCCAACGGGCCGCCGCCGGCCGGTGCGCGGACGCCTGGGAGCTGTCCCCGGCGCCGGTCGTGCACCTCGTCGGAGGGCAGCCGGGCAGCAAGCGGCTGGTCGCCGCCGGCGCGGCCGCCTCACGCGGGCTGACGGCGTACCGGCTGCCGGTCGCGCTGCTGCCCGGGCGGGCGGAGGACACCGACCGGCTGGCACGGCTGTGGGAGCGGGAGGCCGCCCTGACCCCCGTGGCGCTGTACCTGGACGCGGACGACGACGCCCACGACGGGTACGGCGGGTACGACCCGTCGGCCGTCGGGCGCTTCCTCTCGCGGACCGGGGCCCCGGCGTTCTTCAGTTCCCGGGACGCGGCCGCCGGCCTCGGGCGCGCCGCCCTGATCGTGGACGTCGCCCCGCCCACCCCGCGGGAGCGCGCCGCGGCCTGGCGGGACGTGCTCGGTCCGGAGGCCCGCTCCGTCCCCGTCGACCTCCTCGCGCGGCAGTTCGCGCTGGACCTGCCCGAGATCGCGGAGGTGGCCGCGGCGAACGGCGCCGACCGGGCCTGGCGGGCCTGCCTGGACCGCGGCCGGCCCCGCCTCGACGGCCTGGCCCAGCGGTTGCGCCCGGAGGCCGGCTGGGACGACATCGTGCTGCCCGAACGGGCCGGCGCGCAGCTGCGGCGGATCGCCGACCAGGTGGCACGGCAGGAAACGGTGTACGACACCTGGGGTTTCGGCGAGCGGCGCACCCGCGGCCTCGGCGTGACCGCGCTGTTCACCGGCCCCAGCGGCACCGGCAAGACGATGGCGGCCGAGGTGCTGGCCGCGGAGCTGGGCCTCGATCTGTACCGCACGGACCTGTCGGCCGTCATGAGCAAGTACATCGGCGAGACGGAGAAGAACCTGCGCCAGCTGTTCGACGCGGCCGAGGCGGGCGGTGCTGTGCTGTTCCTGGACGAGGCCGAGGCGCTGCTGGGCACGCGCAGCGAGGTGAAGGACGCCCACGACCGGTACGCGAACGTCCAGGTCGACTACCTGCTCCAGCGGCTGGAGTCGCACCGGGGGCTCACGATCATGGCGACCAACATGCGGGCGGCGCTCGACGCGGCGCTCGTGCGCAGGCTCCGGTTCGTCGTCGAGTTCCCGTTCCCGGACGTTGCGCAGCGCCGGGAGATCTGGCGCAGGGCCTTCCCGGAGCACGCGCCGGGCCGTGACGGCCTGGACTACGAGCGGCTCGCGCGGCTCGACGTGAGCGGGGCCATGGCCCGCACCATCGCGCTCAACTCGGCGTTCCTCGCCGCGGCGGACGGGGGCCGGATCACCATGCCGCTCGTCCTGCGCGCGGCGCGGGAGGAGTTCCACAAGCTCCAGCAGCCCGTGCGGGAGCGGGACTTCGCCTGGCCGGATCCGGCTGCCGGACACCGTGAGGGGGCGTCGTCATGA
- a CDS encoding phage baseplate assembly protein V, with translation MTKDAKKYHGLYQGVVASNIDQLRSGRLLVRVTDVLGDDPCIWADPATPLAGPASGMYVVPLVGSGVWVQFVDGDPDRAVWTGFWRGGAQEMPPAAQAAPDGVPQVVIGTPAQSCLLISDLAGPTGGILLQLKGPAGPYIRLHEGGIEIGASAAGPTIKVTQAGIDLGNGALTVLPG, from the coding sequence GTGACGAAGGACGCGAAGAAGTACCACGGCCTCTACCAGGGGGTGGTGGCCTCCAACATCGACCAGCTGCGCTCCGGGCGGCTCCTGGTCCGGGTCACCGACGTGCTCGGCGACGACCCCTGCATCTGGGCGGACCCGGCGACCCCGCTGGCCGGGCCCGCGAGCGGGATGTACGTCGTCCCGCTGGTCGGCTCCGGTGTCTGGGTCCAGTTCGTGGACGGCGACCCCGACCGGGCCGTGTGGACGGGATTCTGGCGCGGCGGGGCCCAGGAGATGCCGCCCGCCGCGCAGGCGGCTCCGGACGGCGTGCCGCAGGTGGTCATCGGGACGCCCGCGCAGAGCTGCCTGCTGATCTCCGACCTGGCGGGGCCCACGGGCGGCATCCTGCTCCAGCTCAAGGGCCCGGCGGGACCGTACATCCGGCTCCACGAGGGCGGGATCGAGATCGGTGCCTCCGCCGCCGGCCCGACGATCAAGGTGACGCAGGCCGGGATCGACCTCGGCAACGGCGCGCTCACCGTGCTGCCGGGGTGA
- a CDS encoding DUF4255 domain-containing protein: MSDARAIEAVTETLRALVDDGVKGVLPGATAVARPLDQVNPTAQEAQVNLFLYQTGLAAELRNTPPPDLLPGEDAEPALPLVLRYLLTPFVPDGNDLVAHRLLGGALQALHTRPLLTRAELAQTAPYSDVARQVDSVRITWHAFEEKDIYSLWSVFQTPYRLTTAFEVRAVLIDSRRLARTPVPVLSRGSDGRGPRAGTGVRATTPRVDAVVCPGGQPAARAGDRVELRGANLGGVSAVRLTHLGSDATLVVPVPAPGPGGPPRPSGTLALTLPAGLPAGVCAVALRAGTPPAELPVGPWYMALAPRITSPLPATVVRDAAGDAEVVVNADPPFADGQRVFLLLGGDAHAAGAFSGHTARFALRRARPGGYPVRLRVDGVDSLLVLDRAANPPAYDPSQRLTVI; the protein is encoded by the coding sequence ATGAGTGACGCGCGGGCCATCGAGGCGGTCACCGAAACCCTGCGGGCCCTGGTGGACGACGGCGTCAAGGGCGTCCTGCCGGGGGCCACGGCCGTGGCCCGGCCCCTGGACCAGGTGAACCCGACCGCCCAGGAAGCCCAGGTCAACCTGTTCCTCTACCAGACCGGCTTGGCCGCGGAGCTGCGCAACACACCGCCGCCGGACCTGCTCCCCGGCGAGGACGCGGAGCCCGCGCTGCCCCTGGTCCTGCGCTACCTCCTCACCCCCTTCGTGCCCGACGGCAACGACCTCGTGGCGCACCGGCTGCTCGGCGGCGCCCTCCAGGCGCTGCACACCCGGCCCCTGCTGACCCGCGCGGAGCTGGCGCAGACCGCCCCGTACAGCGACGTCGCCCGGCAGGTGGACAGCGTCCGCATCACCTGGCACGCCTTCGAGGAGAAGGACATCTACTCCCTCTGGAGCGTCTTCCAGACGCCGTACCGGCTGACCACGGCCTTCGAGGTGCGGGCGGTCCTCATCGATTCCCGGCGTCTGGCACGCACGCCGGTGCCGGTCCTCAGCCGCGGCAGCGACGGCCGCGGTCCCCGGGCGGGCACCGGCGTCCGCGCGACGACGCCGAGGGTCGACGCCGTGGTCTGCCCCGGGGGGCAGCCCGCCGCCCGTGCGGGTGACCGCGTCGAGCTGCGCGGGGCGAACCTGGGCGGGGTGAGCGCCGTCCGGCTCACCCATCTGGGCTCCGACGCCACCCTCGTCGTCCCGGTCCCGGCGCCCGGGCCCGGCGGGCCGCCGCGCCCGTCCGGCACGCTGGCCCTCACCCTGCCCGCGGGGCTGCCCGCGGGTGTGTGCGCGGTGGCGCTGCGGGCCGGGACGCCGCCCGCCGAACTGCCCGTCGGGCCCTGGTACATGGCCCTCGCACCACGGATCACCAGCCCGCTGCCGGCCACCGTCGTACGGGACGCGGCGGGTGACGCGGAGGTGGTCGTGAACGCCGATCCGCCGTTCGCCGACGGGCAGCGGGTGTTCCTGCTGCTGGGCGGCGACGCCCACGCGGCCGGCGCGTTCTCCGGGCACACGGCCCGGTTCGCGCTGCGCCGGGCCCGGCCGGGCGGGTACCCGGTGCGGCTGCGGGTGGACGGCGTCGACAGCCTCCTCGTCCTGGACCGCGCCGCGAACCCGCCCGCGTACGACCCCTCCCAGCGGCTGACGGTGATCTGA
- a CDS encoding LysM domain-containing protein: MFSATSRYQNVPTASLTLPDGRTVTYVRRRFPPDPDTLITVGTHVVVAGERLDLVAARELGDPEQAWRIADAHRVLAPESLTVVPGRRLRITLPAGMPQGAGVLDAGGGLGG; encoded by the coding sequence GTGTTCTCCGCCACGAGCCGCTACCAGAACGTCCCGACCGCCTCGCTCACCCTCCCGGACGGCCGGACCGTCACCTACGTCCGGCGCCGCTTCCCCCCGGACCCGGACACCCTGATCACCGTGGGGACGCACGTCGTCGTGGCGGGCGAGCGCCTGGACCTCGTCGCCGCCCGGGAGCTCGGCGACCCGGAGCAGGCCTGGCGGATCGCCGACGCGCACCGGGTCCTGGCCCCCGAGTCGCTGACCGTGGTCCCGGGACGGCGGCTGCGGATCACCCTGCCCGCGGGGATGCCGCAGGGCGCGGGCGTGCTCGACGCGGGCGGGGGGCTCGGTGGCTAG